In Cotesia glomerata isolate CgM1 linkage group LG3, MPM_Cglom_v2.3, whole genome shotgun sequence, one genomic interval encodes:
- the LOC123260466 gene encoding aminoacylase-1-like, whose translation MSSPSRTQLDETAVENFREYLRIPSVQPNVNYDDCVAFLRRQAQSLDLPIKVYEHYKGKPIVVITWVGTDPAVPAVLLNSHMDVVPVFADKWTYPPFSAEMDDKENIYARGSQDMKCVGIQYIEAIRRMKMNGLRFKRTIHMSFVPDEEIGGVLGMEAFVNTADFKALNVGFALDEGIASPEETFYMFNGERAIWHIKVTCPGHPGHGSLLLPNTAGEKLRVIIDRFMDLRADQKAKLDTGNYMPGDVMSVNLTKLSGGVQANVIPEQLTAVFDVRIPPTVDHAEFEQTILSWCREAGEGVFVEYEQKNPKIESTKLDDNNPFWLAFKSAIDKRGMKIQIGIFPGGTDSRYVRGIGLPAIGFSPMNNTPILLHDHNEYLNKDVFLRGIEIYMDIIPSVANV comes from the exons ATGTCCTCGCCGTCTCGGACTCAGCTGGACGAAACAGCTGTAGAGAATTTCCGCGAGTATCTGCGTATTCCTTCTGTTCAGCCAAATGTTAATTACg atGATTGTGTTGCGTTTCTACGTCGTCAAGCACAAAGCTTGGACTTGCCTATCAAAGTCTACGAGCATTACAAAGGAAAGCCGATTGTTGTCATCACCTGGGTAGGTACTGACCCAGCAGTACCAGCGGTGTTGCTCAACAGTCACATGGACGTGGTTCCTGTTTTTGCT gaTAAATGGACTTATCCGCCATTCAGCGCAGAGATGGACGACAAAGAGAACATTTACGCTCGTGGCTCTCAGGACATGAAGTGTGTTGGTATCCAGTACATCGAGGCGATAAGACGCATGAAGATGAATGGGTTGCGCTTCAAGCGTACAATCCACATGTCTTTTGTCCCTGATGAGGAGATTGGTGGGGTTCTTGGCATGGAAGCTTTTGTAAACACTGCTGACTTCAAAGCTTTGAACGTTGGCTTCGCTTTGGATGAAGGCATCGCGTCACCTGAAGAGACTTTCTACATGTTCAACGGCGAGAGAGCCATTTGGCATATCAAAGTCACTTGTCCCGGTCACCCGGGTCATGGATCTTTGTTGCTGCCAAACACTGCTGGTGAAAAGCTCCGGGTCATTATTGATCGGTTCATGGATCTCAGGGCTGATCAGAAAGCTAAGCTTGACACTGGAAATTACATGCCTGGAGATGTCATGTCGGTCAATCTCACCAAGCTTTCA GGTGGTGTTCAAGCGAATGTTATTCCGGAGCAGTTAACTGCAGTGTTTGATGTTCGGATCCCACCGACTGTCGATCATGCAGAATTTGAGCAGACCATTCTCAGCTGGTGTCGTGAAGCCGGTGAAGGAGTTTTCGTCGAGTATGAACAGAAAAATCCTAAAATTGAAAGTACTAAATTGGATGATAATAATCCTTTTTGGCTGGCGTTCAAGAGTGCAATTGATAAACGTGGGATGAAAATACAAATCGGAATTTTTCCAGGTGGAACTGATAGTCGCTATGTACGCGGG aTTGGATTACCCGCTATTGGCTTCTCACCTATGAACAATACTCCGATATTACTTCATGATCACAATGAGTATCTAAACAAAGATGTTTTCCTACGTGGAATTGAAATTTACATGGATATTATTCCATCAGTGGCTAATGTTTAG